One Ornithorhynchus anatinus isolate Pmale09 chromosome 2, mOrnAna1.pri.v4, whole genome shotgun sequence DNA segment encodes these proteins:
- the CLDN20 gene encoding claudin-20: protein MASTGLQLLAFALALLGLLGAIAATLSPSWKVSADVGSNIITAITQLQGLWMDCTWYSTGMFSCTLKYSILALPAHVQAARTAMVLACILAAFGICVSTVGMKCTRLGGDGVTKSYTSFAGGVCFILASIFGLIPTSWYTKEIVSNFLDPTVPGSSKHEPGGAVYVGFVSAGLLLSAGVIFCTSCFAKRQEEWICPPRKQQFPALQPENGAGYNLKDYV, encoded by the coding sequence ATGGCCTCCACAGGGCTACAGCTCTTGGCTTTTGCCCTGGCTTTGCTGGGGCTTTTGGGGGCGATCGCGGCTACCCTGTCGCCCAGCTGGAAGGTCAGTGCGGATGTGGGCTCAAATATCATAACGGCCATCACGCAGCTGCAGGGGCTCTGGATGGACTGCACATGGTACAGCACGGGGATGTTCAGCTGCACGCTGAAATACTCCATCCTCGCCCTCCCCGCTCATGTCCAGGCCGCGCGGACTGCCATGGTGCTAGCCTGCATCCTCGCAGCTTTCGGGATTTGCGTCTCAACGGTGGGGATGAAGTGCACGCGGTTAGGGGGGGATGGGGTGACCAAAAGCTACACCTCTTTTGCTGGTGGAGTCTGCTTCATCCTCGCCAGCATCTTTGGCTTGATCCCAACCTCGTGGTACACAAAGGAGATCGTTTCCAATTTTCTAGACCCAACAGTCCCCGGCAGCAGTAAGCACGAACCTGGGGGAGCTGTGTACGTTGGATTTGTTTCCGCGGGGCTTCTGCTTTCCGCGGGTGTGATTTTCTGCACTTCTTGTTTTGCAAAGCGGCAAGAGGAGTGGATCTGCCCCCCCAGAAAGCAGCAGTTTCCCGCTCTGCAGCCAGAGAACGGTGCAGGATATAACCTGAAGGACTATGTGTAA